One part of the Candidatus Poribacteria bacterium genome encodes these proteins:
- a CDS encoding Gfo/Idh/MocA family oxidoreductase: MYKTAMLGCGGRARGHADAYRFVKRGKLAAVCDMDAERLNTFGDDFGISSRYTDLDEMLEKERPDVLHIVTSPVVPSSNERIRYPLMKQASDHGVPAAIVEKPVAVEGKDWKQIAGLAEETQTKFVVNTQLDFHPKNLELKRDVTEGRIGEIRFIDTSARSRSAEQGGHVLQLVSSYIDNARPVRILGQIAGSENLNFAPGGHPSPTHAVGHALYENGVHVSLAFGTAFGQKVSNDPGIYGHKRVFVAGTKGFVHWRFSSWERSTVDGGYEGGSLNYGEQDVVAQGNFTEAVFDWLEDENNVHPTHLKQSLVENNLILGMYYSGITNEVIQLPFEPPDGLMDMLREQL, from the coding sequence ATGTACAAAACAGCCATGTTAGGCTGCGGGGGTCGTGCTCGTGGGCATGCAGATGCTTATCGCTTCGTCAAACGCGGGAAACTCGCCGCAGTCTGCGATATGGACGCAGAACGTCTCAACACATTCGGGGATGACTTCGGAATCTCTTCGCGTTACACCGACTTAGACGAGATGCTTGAAAAAGAGAGACCCGATGTCCTCCATATCGTCACAAGTCCCGTGGTTCCGAGCAGCAACGAACGGATCCGGTACCCGTTGATGAAACAGGCATCCGACCACGGTGTTCCTGCGGCGATTGTTGAGAAACCGGTTGCCGTTGAAGGCAAAGATTGGAAACAGATTGCGGGATTAGCGGAAGAGACACAAACGAAATTTGTCGTCAATACACAACTCGACTTCCATCCGAAAAATCTGGAATTAAAAAGAGATGTCACAGAAGGACGTATCGGTGAAATAAGGTTTATTGATACGAGTGCGCGTAGTAGATCCGCCGAGCAGGGTGGACATGTGCTACAACTGGTGTCCTCCTACATTGATAACGCGCGTCCGGTGCGGATTCTTGGACAAATCGCTGGAAGCGAGAATTTAAATTTTGCGCCTGGTGGACATCCATCCCCAACGCACGCCGTTGGACATGCTTTGTATGAGAACGGTGTCCATGTCTCTCTCGCATTTGGAACAGCGTTCGGGCAAAAGGTATCCAATGACCCGGGTATCTATGGGCACAAACGCGTCTTTGTTGCTGGAACGAAAGGCTTTGTGCATTGGCGGTTCAGCAGTTGGGAACGTTCAACAGTGGACGGCGGCTATGAGGGCGGTTCGCTTAACTATGGGGAACAAGACGTTGTCGCACAGGGTAACTTCACCGAAGCCGTTTTTGATTGGTTAGAGGATGAGAACAACGTCCATCCGACGCATCTCAAGCAATCGCTCGTTGAGAACAACCTCATCTTAGGGATGTATTACAGTGGGATCACCAACGAGGTTATCCAGCTCCCGTTTGAACCGCCCGACGGTCTAATGGACATGCTCCGAGAGCAGTTGTAA
- a CDS encoding Gfo/Idh/MocA family oxidoreductase, with protein sequence MYKTAMLGCGGRARAHADAYRFVKNGKLAAICDMNTELLNTFGDDFDISSRYADLDEMLEKEKPDVLHIVTAPVLRGSNERIRYPLMKQASDAGVPAAIVEKPIAVESEDWKQISGLSKETKTKFVVNTQLNFHPQNLELKQDVAEGRIGDIKFIDASARSTPVDQGPHVLQLVSSYIDNSRPVRVLGQISGAEHLDSAQPSPQYASARVQYENGLHVSVAFGTAIAPTASNDPVVFFHKRVFVIGEKGFVHWRFSSWERSTPENGYEGGPLNYGEQDVAAQGNLTEAVFDWLDDESKVHPTHLEQSLAEFNLLLGIYYSGITNEVIDLPFDPPDGLMDKLRAKL encoded by the coding sequence ATGTATAAAACCGCGATGTTAGGCTGCGGGGGGCGCGCACGCGCACACGCAGATGCCTATCGCTTCGTTAAAAATGGTAAACTCGCCGCAATCTGTGATATGAACACAGAATTACTCAACACATTCGGAGACGACTTCGACATCTCTTCACGCTACGCTGACTTGGATGAGATGCTCGAAAAAGAGAAACCCGATGTCCTCCACATCGTCACAGCACCCGTGCTGCGGGGTAGCAACGAGCGCATCCGCTACCCATTGATGAAACAAGCCTCAGATGCGGGGGTGCCGGCCGCTATCGTCGAAAAACCGATTGCTGTTGAAAGCGAGGATTGGAAGCAAATTTCAGGACTTTCTAAGGAAACGAAAACGAAATTCGTCGTCAACACGCAACTCAATTTCCATCCACAAAATCTGGAATTGAAGCAGGATGTCGCAGAAGGTCGAATCGGAGACATCAAATTCATTGATGCCAGCGCACGTAGCACACCCGTCGATCAGGGCCCCCATGTGTTGCAGCTTGTGTCCTCCTACATTGATAATTCGCGCCCCGTGCGAGTCCTCGGACAAATCTCGGGTGCCGAACACCTCGACTCCGCACAACCCTCTCCGCAATATGCGAGTGCACGCGTTCAGTACGAGAACGGGCTTCATGTCTCTGTTGCGTTCGGGACAGCCATTGCACCGACTGCATCCAACGATCCCGTCGTCTTCTTCCACAAACGCGTCTTTGTCATTGGAGAGAAGGGTTTCGTGCATTGGCGGTTTAGTAGTTGGGAACGTTCAACACCAGAAAACGGCTATGAAGGCGGTCCCCTTAACTATGGAGAACAGGATGTCGCCGCACAGGGCAATCTCACCGAGGCAGTCTTCGATTGGCTGGATGATGAGAGTAAAGTTCATCCCACCCATCTTGAACAGTCGCTCGCAGAGTTCAATCTACTTTTGGGAATTTACTATAGCGGCATCACGAACGAAGTGATTGATCTCCCCTTCGATCCACCGGATGGACTCATGGATAAACTGAGAGCCAAACTATAG
- a CDS encoding LamG domain-containing protein yields MLLAKRYLNYTLTAIVVIALSFAVITVSDAAFDEGDIAGMWTFEEGKGKVVKDLSGNDTDGEFVGDLKWAKGKFGGGLEFNGADTWVKLGTKGEDKTLAALDFTESKGFSIHSWVYAAEDPTGKCVIWKGLGCSTWSQYLLGTGAHENGQNSTQAAFHIRAANGGGKLEVLGDELSSKEWIHLVGTWDGSQLHVYVNGKLQNSEDAKGPPWASPEEVYIGADPGCGKRCQWNGIIDEVVIFDTVLSDDDVAKLGEGIEGALAVEAAGKIATTWGSLKSSQ; encoded by the coding sequence ATGCTTTTGGCAAAACGCTATTTGAATTATACACTCACTGCGATTGTAGTCATCGCTCTCAGCTTCGCTGTGATAACCGTAAGCGACGCGGCGTTTGATGAAGGAGACATTGCAGGGATGTGGACCTTTGAAGAAGGTAAAGGTAAAGTTGTAAAAGATCTTTCCGGTAACGACACCGATGGTGAATTTGTCGGTGACCTGAAGTGGGCGAAAGGCAAATTCGGTGGCGGGTTAGAATTTAACGGCGCAGACACGTGGGTCAAACTCGGCACGAAGGGTGAAGATAAAACGTTAGCCGCCTTGGATTTCACGGAGTCCAAAGGGTTCTCAATCCATTCTTGGGTCTACGCCGCAGAGGATCCCACCGGGAAATGTGTGATATGGAAAGGGCTTGGATGTTCAACCTGGTCCCAGTATTTACTCGGAACAGGGGCACATGAAAACGGGCAAAATAGCACGCAGGCAGCGTTTCATATCCGTGCCGCCAATGGCGGTGGGAAACTTGAGGTCCTCGGTGATGAACTCTCGTCTAAAGAGTGGATACACCTCGTCGGTACATGGGATGGATCCCAACTCCATGTCTACGTCAACGGCAAACTACAGAACTCCGAAGATGCCAAGGGACCGCCGTGGGCATCTCCCGAAGAAGTCTACATCGGTGCGGACCCGGGCTGTGGTAAACGCTGTCAGTGGAACGGTATCATCGACGAAGTTGTTATCTTCGATACAGTGCTCTCTGACGATGATGTAGCGAAACTCGGTGAAGGTATTGAAGGCGCGTTAGCCGTTGAGGCCGCTGGAAAAATAGCGACCACTTGGGGTTCACTCAAATCCTCACAATAG
- a CDS encoding Gfo/Idh/MocA family oxidoreductase: MYKTAMLGCGGRARAHADAYRFVKNGKLAAICDMNTELLTSFGEDFGISSRYTDLDEMLEKEKPDVLHIVTAPVLRGTNQRIRHSLMKQASDAGVPAAIVEKPIAVESEDWKQLAGLAEETKTKFVVNTQLNFHPKNLELKRDVAEGRIGDIKFIDASARSTPVDQAPHVLQLVSSYIDNSRPVRVLGQVSGAQDLDSTQPSPMHAAAQALYENGLHVSLAFGTGVGQRVPKEPDAGNHTHKRVFVVGTKGFVHWRFSSWERATPEGGYESGPLDYGEQDVVAQGNLTEAVFDWLDDEKNVHPTHLKQSLAEFNLLLGIYYSGVTNQIIELPFEPPDGLIDVLREKL, from the coding sequence ATGTATAAAACTGCCATGTTAGGATGCGGTGGACGTGCCCGGGCGCATGCAGACGCCTATCGCTTCGTCAAAAACGGGAAACTCGCCGCAATTTGTGATATGAATACAGAACTTCTCACCAGCTTCGGTGAGGATTTCGGGATCTCTTCACGCTACACCGACCTTGATGAGATGCTTGAAAAAGAGAAACCCGATGTCCTTCATATCGTTACCGCACCGGTGTTACGCGGCACCAACCAACGGATTCGGCACTCGTTGATGAAACAAGCCTCGGATGCCGGGGTACCAGCCGCCATCGTCGAAAAACCGATTGCCGTTGAGAGCGAAGACTGGAAGCAACTCGCCGGATTAGCAGAAGAGACGAAAACGAAATTCGTCGTCAACACACAGTTGAACTTCCACCCGAAAAACCTGGAATTGAAACGGGATGTCGCTGAAGGTCGCATCGGCGACATCAAATTCATTGACGCCAGTGCCCGGAGTACACCCGTCGATCAAGCACCCCACGTATTGCAACTCGTCTCTTCCTATATCGACAATTCGCGTCCGGTGCGGGTACTCGGACAGGTTTCTGGGGCTCAGGATTTGGACTCCACTCAGCCTTCGCCTATGCACGCTGCCGCTCAGGCACTCTATGAAAACGGGCTTCACGTCTCCCTCGCATTCGGAACAGGTGTAGGACAGCGAGTGCCGAAAGAGCCAGATGCGGGTAATCATACCCACAAACGCGTCTTTGTCGTCGGCACGAAAGGCTTCGTACATTGGCGATTCAGCAGTTGGGAACGCGCAACACCGGAGGGTGGTTACGAGAGTGGTCCGCTCGATTACGGGGAGCAGGATGTCGTCGCACAAGGCAACCTCACGGAGGCCGTTTTCGATTGGCTTGATGATGAGAAGAATGTGCACCCGACGCATCTCAAACAATCTCTGGCAGAGTTCAATCTCCTTCTCGGTATCTACTACAGCGGGGTAACGAACCAGATTATTGAACTTCCGTTTGAACCGCCCGACGGGTTGATTGATGTCCTTCGAGAAAAACTATAA
- a CDS encoding phytanoyl-CoA dioxygenase family protein encodes METNSEKFAEHGYLVVQSALSESDLAPLIAVISEVVDTRATELYKDGIISDTYKEMPFERRWHAVLKACGRENEVFGWHTLVFSEALFHLITHPKVLDILESLIGSDIQFNGDFWVRPKLPNEKLTTLPWHQDSAYMPDTENDTHLTVWLPLVDIKLEQGPLQFLPGSHTSGLQTYHRVPGEAFAVPVLPPTSSDTDIDTLEMKKGDLLVFNNLVFHRSLVNQSDSIRWSTDFRFSRTGTPLNGLWHEAIACPARERESKQCPTSWQTWCAQWEASPHKDRFV; translated from the coding sequence ATGGAAACGAATTCTGAAAAATTTGCCGAACACGGCTACCTTGTTGTCCAATCAGCACTATCCGAATCAGACCTTGCCCCCTTAATCGCTGTTATCTCCGAAGTCGTCGATACACGTGCTACCGAACTCTATAAAGACGGAATTATCTCGGATACCTACAAAGAGATGCCTTTTGAACGCCGTTGGCATGCTGTTTTAAAGGCGTGCGGCAGAGAAAATGAGGTCTTTGGTTGGCATACGCTTGTCTTCAGCGAGGCACTCTTTCATCTGATAACTCATCCGAAGGTGTTAGACATCTTGGAATCCCTTATCGGAAGTGATATTCAATTCAATGGCGATTTTTGGGTGCGTCCGAAACTCCCCAACGAAAAACTCACGACGCTCCCTTGGCATCAAGACAGCGCGTATATGCCGGACACCGAAAACGATACGCACCTGACCGTTTGGCTCCCGCTCGTCGATATCAAATTGGAGCAGGGTCCCCTACAATTCCTACCCGGAAGCCACACGTCAGGCTTACAAACCTATCACCGCGTGCCGGGTGAGGCATTTGCTGTTCCGGTCCTTCCGCCCACCTCATCCGATACCGACATCGATACCTTAGAGATGAAGAAAGGTGACCTACTCGTCTTTAACAATCTGGTCTTCCATCGATCCTTAGTCAATCAGAGTGACAGCATCCGCTGGTCGACAGATTTTCGGTTCAGTCGCACCGGCACCCCGCTAAACGGACTCTGGCACGAAGCGATTGCTTGTCCAGCTCGCGAGCGTGAAAGCAAGCAATGCCCTACGTCATGGCAGACGTGGTGTGCCCAATGGGAAGCCAGTCCACATAAGGACAGATTTGTTTAA
- a CDS encoding LamG domain-containing protein has product MLLPKIVCLTFVLFGILNLAANAELVGYWSFDKADGVDDLTGNGHDGKIHGNPKGVAGKFGEALEFNGSTDYVEIPDAPAISELEALSMSAWIQPLKLGAWVAVAEKGIHLNWSYGFFIEPDGTLSFEVSTGPGNNLVCCVGNVKMEIGKWYHIFGSYDGKSVKAYVDGKLEGEMPGADAVHITEGLPFTIGSRNGQNHFGGAVDEVAFWNEAISVEDAMDPLPVKPGRKLTTTWGGIKTVR; this is encoded by the coding sequence ATGCTCCTTCCAAAAATTGTGTGTCTAACCTTTGTCCTGTTCGGTATCCTCAATCTCGCAGCAAATGCCGAATTAGTCGGTTATTGGTCTTTTGATAAAGCAGATGGCGTGGATGACCTAACCGGAAACGGCCACGACGGCAAAATCCATGGGAATCCGAAGGGAGTCGCAGGAAAGTTCGGTGAGGCGTTAGAATTCAACGGCAGCACTGATTATGTAGAGATCCCCGACGCACCAGCAATCTCTGAACTCGAAGCATTGTCTATGTCGGCGTGGATTCAGCCGCTAAAACTCGGTGCATGGGTCGCCGTTGCTGAGAAGGGGATTCACCTCAACTGGAGTTACGGCTTCTTCATCGAACCTGACGGGACACTCTCCTTTGAAGTTTCCACCGGTCCCGGAAATAATCTCGTCTGTTGCGTCGGCAATGTTAAAATGGAAATTGGAAAATGGTACCATATCTTCGGCTCTTATGATGGCAAGTCCGTAAAGGCTTACGTTGATGGAAAACTGGAAGGCGAGATGCCTGGTGCCGATGCCGTCCACATCACCGAAGGATTGCCTTTCACGATTGGCAGCCGTAACGGTCAAAACCATTTCGGGGGTGCCGTTGACGAAGTGGCATTCTGGAACGAGGCGATCTCCGTTGAGGACGCCATGGACCCACTTCCTGTGAAACCGGGACGAAAACTCACAACGACTTGGGGAGGCATAAAAACAGTACGCTAA
- a CDS encoding Gfo/Idh/MocA family oxidoreductase: MYKTAFLGCGGRARAHASAYRFVKGGKIAAICDMNEELLTNFGEEFGISSRYTDLDEMLEKEKPDVLHIVTAPVLRGTSERIRYPLMKQASDAGVPAAIVEKPIAVESEDWKQIAGLAEETQTKFVVNTQLNFHPQNLELKADVAAGRIGEIKFIDASARSTPVDQAPHVLQLVSSYIDNSRPVRVLGQIAGNEQLDSAQPSPMHAAGHVLYENGLHVSVAFGTGMGTLASDSESTVAHKRVFVIGTKGFVHWRFSSWERATPEGGYEGGPLNYGEQDIAAQGNLTEAVFDWLDDENKVHPTHLKQSLAEFNLLLGIYYSGITNEIIDLPFEPPDGLMDTLREKL, encoded by the coding sequence ATGTATAAAACGGCGTTCTTAGGGTGCGGGGGTCGTGCCCGTGCGCACGCGAGTGCTTACCGGTTCGTCAAAGGCGGCAAAATCGCCGCAATTTGCGATATGAATGAAGAATTGCTCACCAACTTCGGTGAGGAGTTCGGTATCTCTTCCCGCTATACGGACTTAGACGAGATGCTCGAAAAAGAGAAACCCGATGTTCTCCACATCGTTACGGCGCCGGTGTTACGCGGCACCAGCGAACGGATCCGGTACCCGTTGATGAAACAAGCCTCAGATGCCGGGGTGCCAGCGGCGATTGTGGAAAAGCCGATTGCCGTTGAAAGCGAGGATTGGAAACAGATCGCAGGTTTGGCAGAAGAGACACAAACCAAATTCGTTGTTAACACACAGCTCAACTTCCACCCACAAAACCTCGAATTAAAAGCGGATGTCGCGGCAGGTCGTATCGGTGAAATTAAGTTCATCGATGCCAGCGCACGGAGCACCCCAGTCGACCAGGCACCCCACGTGCTTCAGTTGGTGTCTTCCTATATCGACAACTCGCGTCCTGTCCGTGTACTCGGACAGATTGCAGGGAACGAGCAGTTAGATTCGGCACAACCTTCTCCCATGCATGCCGCCGGGCATGTCCTGTATGAAAACGGACTACATGTCTCTGTTGCATTCGGCACGGGTATGGGCACATTAGCATCCGACAGTGAGAGCACCGTTGCTCATAAACGCGTTTTTGTCATCGGGACAAAAGGTTTTGTGCATTGGCGGTTCAGCAGTTGGGAACGCGCAACACCCGAAGGCGGTTACGAAGGCGGTCCGCTCAACTACGGGGAACAGGACATCGCCGCACAGGGCAACCTCACCGAAGCCGTTTTTGACTGGCTCGACGATGAAAACAAGGTGCATCCGACACATCTCAAGCAATCCCTTGCGGAATTCAATCTGCTTTTGGGAATTTACTACAGTGGTATCACAAACGAGATTATAGATTTACCTTTTGAACCCCCAGACGGATTAATGGACACCCTTCGGGAAAAATTGTAA
- a CDS encoding restriction endonuclease subunit M: MGSKMNVENRTIFEGDNLYVLRGLDADTIDLIYLDPPFNSNRTFKAPTESEAAGAAFKDSWTLNDLDCTWHGELAEKAPGLYHAISTAEFTHGKSMKAYLIMMGIRMLEMYRILKPTGTIYLHCDDNASHYLKMMMDGIFGRDNFRNEIVWQRAVTSKGNLKKGLARDSDLILRYSKGNDFVWNPDAVTIPYDMEALDEKTKRQYYYVEPGTGRLVSHTSITAQIQDPNSHLTYEVMGVTRTWRWAESRMLKEIEAGRVVQTRPGNVPRYKRYLDEQKGKTLNNIWVDIPNLTARNKERIGYPTQKPIALLERIIRASSNPGDMVLDPFCGCATTCIAAERLQRHWIGIDLSPKSFKLVKLRLEQHSIIKKVIHRKGNPKPYQQDRTRKHILFGLQEGRCNGCQTLSLFRNMTIDPIVAQSHGGTDTPDNLQLLCRTCKLMKRNSTQNQLIQTLKKEGIVP, translated from the coding sequence ATGGGCAGCAAAATGAATGTCGAGAATCGCACTATTTTTGAAGGGGACAATCTGTATGTGCTTCGCGGTCTTGACGCTGATACCATCGACCTGATCTATCTCGACCCACCTTTCAATTCCAACCGAACCTTTAAAGCACCAACAGAGAGCGAAGCAGCAGGCGCCGCATTCAAAGATTCTTGGACACTCAATGATTTAGACTGTACGTGGCACGGTGAACTCGCAGAGAAAGCACCCGGTCTCTATCACGCCATCAGCACCGCTGAGTTCACACACGGGAAGTCCATGAAAGCCTATCTCATTATGATGGGTATCAGGATGCTGGAGATGTATCGAATCCTGAAACCGACAGGAACTATCTATCTTCATTGCGATGATAACGCGAGTCACTATCTCAAAATGATGATGGATGGCATTTTCGGGAGAGACAATTTTAGGAACGAGATCGTTTGGCAAAGAGCCGTAACCAGCAAAGGGAACCTCAAAAAAGGACTGGCGCGGGATTCCGATCTCATCCTCCGGTATTCAAAAGGCAATGATTTCGTATGGAATCCTGACGCCGTCACGATCCCTTACGATATGGAGGCTCTCGACGAAAAAACTAAACGCCAATATTATTACGTTGAACCCGGCACTGGACGCCTCGTATCGCATACCTCTATAACCGCTCAGATCCAAGATCCGAATTCCCATCTCACATACGAAGTCATGGGCGTCACCAGAACATGGCGATGGGCAGAATCACGGATGCTCAAGGAAATCGAAGCCGGACGTGTTGTGCAGACACGCCCCGGAAACGTTCCACGATACAAACGCTACCTGGATGAACAGAAAGGTAAAACGCTGAATAACATCTGGGTAGATATCCCCAATTTAACAGCACGAAATAAAGAGCGGATTGGGTATCCCACACAGAAACCTATTGCCTTGTTAGAGCGAATTATTCGCGCAAGCAGCAACCCGGGAGACATGGTACTCGACCCTTTCTGCGGGTGTGCCACCACATGTATTGCCGCCGAACGCTTACAACGACACTGGATCGGTATTGATTTAAGCCCTAAATCTTTCAAATTGGTTAAACTGCGTCTTGAACAGCACAGCATCATCAAGAAGGTTATCCACCGAAAGGGGAATCCTAAACCTTACCAGCAGGATCGAACCCGTAAACATATATTATTCGGACTTCAGGAAGGCAGATGCAATGGTTGTCAAACGTTATCCCTGTTTCGTAATATGACAATCGACCCAATTGTAGCACAATCCCATGGAGGCACCGATACTCCTGACAACCTTCAATTGTTGTGTAGAACGTGTAAATTGATGAAGCGGAATAGCACACAGAATCAACTGATTCAGACGTTAAAAAAGGAAGGAATTGTGCCATGA
- a CDS encoding LamG domain-containing protein: protein MLNSRIITVTLSALLILGSSMLSSAEITEDMIAAAWLFEGDAEDMSGNGFDGEVKGSKFVAGKFGDAIELDGAGDWVEIPKRIGEFEEITFTHWVKSTGREGAWRVFFNVNGWKAGDIHYQMHPNNKVEFSIHSNPGGNDTFANYMLAGDQMDKWVHIATAYSAKEKKIRFYVNGKLDIENDWGGNPGVLDPARIGDWNQSRQWEGLLDEFIIFSAFLDEGDVQAVMEDGYETTLAVDAKEKLAVTWGSLKK from the coding sequence TTGTTAAATTCAAGAATTATCACAGTTACGCTCAGCGCCCTGCTCATATTGGGTAGCAGTATGCTCAGTTCCGCAGAAATCACCGAAGATATGATCGCGGCAGCATGGCTGTTTGAAGGCGATGCCGAAGATATGTCCGGAAACGGGTTTGATGGTGAAGTCAAAGGCAGCAAATTCGTCGCCGGGAAATTCGGCGACGCGATTGAACTCGACGGCGCAGGCGACTGGGTAGAAATCCCGAAGCGGATCGGCGAATTTGAAGAAATTACCTTCACACACTGGGTCAAGTCCACTGGACGAGAGGGCGCATGGCGCGTTTTCTTCAACGTCAACGGTTGGAAAGCCGGGGACATCCATTACCAGATGCACCCGAATAATAAAGTTGAGTTCTCCATTCACAGTAACCCTGGCGGGAACGACACCTTTGCGAACTATATGTTGGCAGGCGATCAGATGGATAAATGGGTCCACATCGCGACTGCCTACAGCGCGAAAGAAAAGAAGATCCGTTTTTACGTCAACGGTAAACTCGATATTGAAAACGATTGGGGTGGAAACCCGGGTGTGCTCGATCCAGCCCGAATTGGCGACTGGAACCAAAGCAGACAATGGGAAGGATTGTTAGACGAGTTCATCATCTTCAGCGCTTTTCTTGATGAAGGTGACGTACAAGCAGTTATGGAGGACGGTTACGAAACAACCCTCGCCGTAGATGCGAAAGAGAAGTTGGCTGTCACGTGGGGCAGTCTCAAGAAGTAA
- a CDS encoding LamG domain-containing protein, producing MLRKANFVLLILAISFITTNLPAQIVEDGLVSYWSFDANNVDGKTVKDGTGNYNGTLNGSPKKVAGKIGDALEFDGDETNFVEIDDPEAFDFNADFTWSAWVKTDNSGPGVIFAKTGGPGTDDKGPKTLWLRNSVLNLDTGWVGNVEDLGNTIDDNKWHHIAVAGTPEDSKVQFFVDGEATTEGVLNLAQFPEDEWASIHMFIGLDGRADGEFGVFTGIIDEFSVYDRVLDEAEVDQNFKSDTGLAVEPNGKLAVTWGTLKAR from the coding sequence ATGCTACGAAAGGCTAATTTCGTGCTACTAATCCTCGCGATTAGTTTCATTACAACCAACCTCCCTGCCCAAATCGTGGAAGATGGACTGGTCAGCTATTGGAGTTTTGATGCCAACAACGTTGACGGAAAGACCGTTAAGGACGGAACCGGCAATTACAATGGAACCCTCAACGGCAGTCCTAAAAAGGTCGCTGGTAAAATCGGCGATGCCCTGGAATTCGACGGGGACGAGACAAATTTTGTCGAAATTGACGATCCAGAAGCATTCGATTTCAACGCAGATTTCACTTGGTCGGCATGGGTAAAAACCGATAATTCCGGTCCCGGCGTAATCTTCGCCAAAACGGGCGGTCCCGGCACTGATGATAAGGGTCCTAAAACCTTATGGCTTCGTAATAGTGTGCTTAACCTTGATACCGGCTGGGTCGGCAACGTCGAAGACTTAGGAAATACCATTGACGATAACAAATGGCATCACATCGCTGTCGCAGGGACACCGGAAGATAGTAAGGTTCAATTTTTTGTTGATGGCGAAGCAACGACCGAGGGCGTGCTGAATCTCGCTCAATTCCCTGAAGATGAATGGGCAAGTATTCACATGTTTATCGGCTTAGATGGCAGAGCGGATGGTGAATTCGGCGTGTTTACCGGCATCATCGACGAATTCAGCGTCTACGATCGAGTCCTTGACGAAGCCGAAGTCGATCAGAACTTCAAGTCTGACACAGGACTCGCGGTTGAGCCCAACGGCAAACTCGCCGTGACGTGGGGCACCCTCAAAGCACGCTGA
- a CDS encoding SDR family oxidoreductase translates to MDLGLRGKRAIVTGGSRGIGRQCALALAREGVHVCIAARTQDVLNHVLLELEQAGSEGHAVVGDLNIPANCERVVQETINRFGGVDILVNNVGAARNADILDLSPKLIDEALSLKTYSYLRMSQLVIPYMKENGWGRIVNIAGSAGTSPTRGNIPTGAANITILNITRALSDAVAGDGILVNTVCPGLTNTDRARTQQGARAAREGRDVEVLLQELGQELPARRIAEPEEIANVVTFLASEACSYIFGSALYMDGGNRRSTP, encoded by the coding sequence ATGGATTTAGGACTGCGCGGAAAACGCGCAATCGTTACCGGGGGTAGTCGAGGGATCGGTAGGCAGTGCGCACTTGCGCTCGCACGAGAAGGTGTTCATGTTTGCATTGCCGCCCGAACACAAGACGTACTCAATCACGTCCTCCTGGAACTTGAGCAGGCTGGATCCGAAGGACATGCTGTTGTAGGCGATCTAAACATACCAGCGAATTGTGAGAGAGTCGTGCAAGAAACAATTAATCGCTTTGGGGGTGTTGATATTCTTGTCAACAATGTCGGTGCCGCTCGGAATGCCGATATCTTGGATCTATCGCCGAAACTGATTGACGAAGCACTCTCATTGAAAACGTATAGTTATCTTCGGATGTCACAACTGGTTATTCCGTATATGAAGGAAAACGGTTGGGGACGCATCGTCAACATCGCAGGTTCAGCCGGTACAAGTCCGACCCGTGGCAACATACCGACAGGTGCTGCCAACATCACTATTCTGAACATCACACGCGCACTTTCCGATGCTGTTGCGGGTGACGGAATTTTGGTAAATACTGTCTGTCCGGGATTGACGAACACCGATCGAGCACGCACGCAGCAGGGTGCGAGAGCAGCACGTGAAGGACGCGATGTCGAAGTGCTGTTACAGGAACTCGGGCAGGAACTACCTGCAAGACGTATCGCGGAACCCGAAGAGATCGCGAACGTCGTAACGTTCTTAGCCTCTGAAGCCTGCTCCTATATATTTGGGAGCGCGCTTTATATGGATGGTGGCAACCGCCGTTCAACCCCATAA